In Verrucomicrobiia bacterium, the genomic window TTTTACATAGCCGGAAATTATGTTCCCATGGGCTTTATCTGGAGCAGTTTCTAGCGTTCTGTCCCGCCTTATTCATTGCAGTGGCAAGACGGCGGCAGCTTCGCGGTCGCATTCCAAGGCGCCTGGGGCGCTCACACGGAATGCGGGCGAGCCGCGCCCGCCGTGGACTGCGGTAGCGTCAGCTACCGCCTTGTGATTTCGGCACTGGGCAATGGCAAAACATCAAGCGGGAGAGGGTACTAACGTAGGTAGCGAAAGCCATAGAGCCTTCGGTCGTTGAAAGTGAAGGAAGCGCGCCGCCGGACATCGGCTTTTTGATCGAATCTCGGGCCTTGCCCGCTGTATGGGCAGACGATGATTACCAGGTCGCCCACCGCCAGATCCATTGAGAGAGCCACTGCTACACCGCCCTTGGAAACGTCCTCGGTCTTCGTGATTTCTTCAACTCCCTGTGCATTGCGGACAAGGATTGGCATTTTCATCCCTATGCGCTTGGCAGTGCGCTTCTCAATGCCCTTTTCCTCTTTGGGCGCATCGGGCGGGGCCACAAGATCGGCGGGAGGCAGCACCGCAGGTCGCCGGGCAGGGTCGGCATAATTCCAGTAGGTGAGTTTTTTGCAATTATCACAAACGAAAGCGAGGATGCCGGTCGAGTTTAGAGCATCCACTTCCATCGGCGACACCATTTTTACGTCCTGTTTGTGGCAGGCCCGGCATTCCAGCGCCGCCCCTTCCTGATCCTCGAAAGCACCGAGCGCCGGAAAATCCATGCCCCAAATGTTGAGTCTCTTGTCGATATACTCCACACCCCACTCGGCAATGTTGCCGGCTTCCATGCGTGAGGGGCCAACCACGTGAAAGTCGGCCTCCTTGTAACTTTCAAGGTTAATGATCCTCACGTCCGACTTGGGGACCACTCTGTGATTCAGTTTGATGAGCGCGCCCTCGCGGTTCACTTCCACCGTGACCGTGTCTTCGGAGAAATTATCTTTTCCGAGAGCGAAGCCGATTACACGAATGGGAATCGCCATTCGAAGACGTTCCGATCGGCGTTGCTCATTTTGTTGCGCCATAGGAATATAAGTAAGGATGAAAATTTTCGAGAAATTGTCGAGCCAATCCGGCGCTACTCAATCCGGAAAACAGGTGTTGTGCCTTAGCCCCCCGGGAACTACACCCTTCGGCCCCGGATTATAGCACGACCTGTCGGAATACTTTTACCACTAACAAGTTGTCAAGAAAAGGGTTGTTTTCTCAAGCTGTCGTTAGCACATGATATGTCCGGTCGAATTAGCAAGTGAAATGTCCGGTCGGAGGAAGCGGCGCATGGTAAGGCTCTAGTCGGAGGTCCGACATGGAGCAATGCAGCATGGCCGCGATGGAGCGGGTAATGAAGATGCAAGAAGTGATTTTGCGAGCTTTGGCCAAGACGATTACTTGGTGGCAGGCGGCAGAGATTGCGGGGATTAGCCCTCGACAGATGCAGCGTTGGAAGAGGCGGTATCAGTTCAACGGGTACGACGGCTTATACGACCGGCGGCGGGGTCAGCCCAGCCCGCGTCGGATTCCGCTGGAGACCGTGGAGCGCGTGCTGGGATTGTATCGGGAGAAGTATTTCGATTTCAACGTACGGCATTTCCACGAGAAGTTGGCGGAAGAGCATGGGATCGAGCTGAGTTACACCTGGGTGAAGCTGGTGCTGCAAGGGGCGGGGTTGGTGGCCAAGCGCAAGGCGCGAGGCGTGCATCGAAAGCGGCGGGAGCGGCGTCCTCTACCCG contains:
- a CDS encoding PilZ domain-containing protein is translated as MAIPIRVIGFALGKDNFSEDTVTVEVNREGALIKLNHRVVPKSDVRIINLESYKEADFHVVGPSRMEAGNIAEWGVEYIDKRLNIWGMDFPALGAFEDQEGAALECRACHKQDVKMVSPMEVDALNSTGILAFVCDNCKKLTYWNYADPARRPAVLPPADLVAPPDAPKEEKGIEKRTAKRIGMKMPILVRNAQGVEEITKTEDVSKGGVAVALSMDLAVGDLVIIVCPYSGQGPRFDQKADVRRRASFTFNDRRLYGFRYLR